The DNA region CCTTCGAGCCCAACCCGGTGCTCGCCAAGACCCCGCGGATCCTCGCCGAGCTGACCACCGGCCGGATCGAGGAGGCCGTCAAGCTCGCCTTCTACGCCATCGCCGCGTCGGCGCTGCGCCTGGACCGCTGGTCGGCCTGGCACGAGGAGGAGATCCTGGACGCCCGGCGGCGGTCGGTCACGCTCACCGACTGCCGGATCACGGGCAACACCGCGGCGGACGACGGCGGCGGGCTCTACGCCTCCGTGCTGTCCCGGGTCCGGCTCACCGGCACCGAGGTCAGCGGCAACCGGACCGGCAGCATGGGCGGCGGCATCCGGCTCACCATGGGCTCCGCCGGAGCCTTGGAACGGTGCGTGATCAAGAACAACGTCTCCCGGGGCCTGGAGGCCGCCCCGCCGCCCGGACAGCCGCGCCGGGCGCACCCGGGCGGCGGCGGGATCTCCGCCCGCAACGCCGACCTCACCCTCACCGGCACCCGGATCAGCGGCAACACCACCGCCGACCGCCCCGGCGGCGGGATCGTGCACTACGCCGACACCGAGGGGAACATGGGCGGGGTGCCGGACATGTGGACGGCGATCCTCCGGGAGGTCTTCGGCGTCACCAAGGTCACCGTGCGCACGGACGCGGCCAGCGAGATCACCGGCAACCGCGCCGGTTACGACGAGCACGGCGCCGCCCTGCCGAAGCCGAGGTTCGCGAAGGGCGGCGGGGTCTTCGTGCTCCAGGCCACCTTCCCGGACGCGCCCCGCGTGGACGTCACGCTGGCCGCCGTACGCAAGGCCGTGCACGGCAACACGGCCCTGACCCGGCGCTATCCGTCCGCCGTGCAGCCCGGGGCCGTGATTCCGGCGGCGAACGAGACCTGTGTCCAGGACCTGCTGTACCACCGGGAATGGACGGAGGCCGCGACGCCCCGCTGCTGCGGGGCGGCACCGACCTCCGGTTCACGCCATGAGGGTCAGGGCGCGTGGGTCACGGCGCGCTCGTCAGTCGACGGTCTCGCCGGACATCGCGGCCGCGAGCCGCAGATGCGGCGCGGCCTCGTCCGCGCGGCCCTGCCGCTCCAGGGTGCGGCCGAGCATCAGCCGCGCGTAGTGCTCGACCGGGTCACGCTCCAGGACCGCGCGGAGCTCCGCCTCGGCCTTCGAGAGCTGCGCCGAGTGGTAGTACGCCCGGGCGAGCAGCAGTCGCTGGGCCGTCTGGTCCGGGTGCTCGGCGACCAGACCGCGCAGGATCCGCGCCGCCGTCAGGTACTCCTTCGCCTCGAAGAACAGCTGCGCGCGGCTCCAGCGGTCGGCCGGCGTGCCGAACTCGTAGTACGTCTCGTCGCTCACTGCTCACTCTCTCCGTACGGTGGTGCTGCCGTGCTGCCGTGCTGTCCGGCTCTTACGCGGGCGACAACACGGCAGGGTCGTTGAACATTCCACCACCATTCGATGGGTGGGTCCGCCCCGTCTCCGCACCCCGACGGGAATAGGTTGAGCGTCATGAGCAATCTCGACCGCCAGGCCACCCTCCAGGTCTGCGGTGGCCGGGGCTTCGTCGTCGCCGAACCGGTGCGCGAGCTCCTCAGCCCCCGCCACGTCCAGCTCGGCGAATCGACCGAGGTCCGCCGACTGCTCCCCAACCTCGGCCGCCGCATGGTCGGCGCCTGGGCCTTCGTCGACCACTACGGCCCCGACGACATCGCCGACGAACCCGGCATGCAGGTCCCGCCCCACCCCCACATGGGCCTGCAGACCGTCAGCTGGCTGCACGAGGGGGAGGTGCTGCACCGCGACTCCCTCGGCAGCCTGCAGACCGTCCGCCCCCGCGAGCTGGGCCTGATGACCTCGGGCCGGGCCATCTCCCACTCCGAGGAGAGCCCCAGGTCCCACGCCCGCTACCTCCACGGCGCCCAGCTGTGGGTCGCGCTCCCCGATGCCCACCGCGACGTCGAACCCCACTTCCAGCACCACGCCGACCTGCCGCAGGTCACCGCGCCGGGCCTGACCGCGACCGTCATCCTCGGCGCCCTCGACGGCGCCGCCTCCCCGGGCACCACCTACACCCCCCTCGTCGGCGCCGACCTCGCCCTGGCCGCGGGCACCGAACAACGCCTCCCGCTCGACCCGGACTTCGAGTACGCGGTCCTCGCCATGTCCGGCGAGGCCCACGTGGACGACGTCCCCGTACTCCCCGGCTCCATGCTCTACCTCGGCTGCGGCCGCACCGAACTCCCCCTCCGCGCCGCCTCCGACGCCGGCCTGATGCTCCTCGGCGGCGAGCCGTTCGAGGAGGAGATCGTCATGTGGTGGAACTTCGTGGGCCGCACGGACGAGGAGATCCGTGCGGCGCGCGAGCAGTGGATGACCGGCGACCGCTTCGGCGAGGTGGTCGGCTACGCCGGCCCCCGCCTGGACGCCCCCGAGGTCCCGCCGACCCAGCTGAAGGCGCGGGGTCGGGTGCGCTGAGCTGGGATTTCGAGGCGCCGGGCCACAGGAGTCCCCGGGGTCAGTAGCCGTAGATCATCTTGTAGGCGACCTCGGGGAGGAACTGTCCGGCCGTGGAGCCGGTTCCGACGCCGCAGTTGCCGTCGGACTCGCCCGGGGCCTTGATCCACAGCAGCATCTCGGCACCGCCTCCCAGCTGCGTGGGTGTGCCGATGCGGCGGCCGGCCGCGTTGCACCACTCGCCGTTGGAGCCGTTGCCGTTGCGGCTGGTGTCGACGACGAACGGCTTGGTGTAGCCGTAGCGGGCCGCCAGTTCGCCGTTGACGGCGTTGCCGTAGGCGGTGTTCTGGGCGGTGGTGAAGTAGTTCGAGACGTTGAGGGAGAAGCCGTGGGCCTGGCGCAGACCGGCTTCGTGGAGCCGCTGGGCCATCGTTCCGGGGCTCACCCAGCCGGGGTTGCCGGCGTCGAGGTAGACCCAGGTGTTCGGTGCCTGGCGGTTGAACTCGGTGAGGGCGCCGCTGATCATGCCCTGTCGCTCGCGAATCTGGTCCTGGTTCAGGCAGCCGTAGTCCGCGAGGGAGTCCGGTTCGAGGATGACGACGGCCGGGCGGTTGGCGATCCCGCCGGCGAACTGCGCGATCCAACTCGCGTAGGCGGACGGCGAGGCGGCTCCGCCTCCGGAATGCCCGCCGCAGGAATCGCGGTGGTAGATGTTGTAGGCGACCAGGATGGGCAGCTTGTCCCGGGAGTCCGCCGCCCCGACGTACGCACCCGTGGCGGTGCCGATGGTGCCGCTCCAGGAGCCGAACCAGTGCGCCATGGGGGTGTTGGCGAGGGACGTGTTGATCGCGGGTGCCCGGCCGTCACCGGGGTTGGCCGCGACCCACGACTTCGCGCTCGAGTTCGGGTCCACGTAGAACCCGCTGGTCATGGTGGTCGGGTCGGCCGCGTGGGCGGACGGCGCGACGGCGAGTGCCAGCGGCAGTGCGATGAAGGCTGCCGCGAGGGCGCGGATTCGGCGGCGCATGACGGTACCTCGATTCCAGGTGGGGGGCGCCGCACGCTCTCGTCCCGAGCGTGCGGCGTACTGAGTGATCGTCAGGTGCGGGTCCAGCGCTGGTTGGTGCCGCCCCAGCAGGAGTAGAGCTGGATCAGCGTGCCGTTGGCGGTGCCGCCGCCGACGGCGTCGAGACAGAGACCGGACTGGACGCCGACGATGGATCCCTACGGCGCGGACGACTGGCGTCAGTCTGGAAACCTCGAAGAAACATGTCAAGAGTTTCGAAATATTTCGATGTCTCTGTCCTTCGACGACAGTAAGTCCCGTCTGTTCCGAGCGCGTTCTCATCGAAAGTCTTTCGGTGAACTCGCCGCACGTCACGGTCCTGTGGACGGCGCGGGGCGGTGGAGAGCCGGACCTTGAGAAAAGAGTTCACGGGGCAGGGCAACCCTTTGCGGTGCCTGTGGCGACAAGGAGTCGGATCCGGCCACTGCGGTGCCCGGATCCGCCTGCCCCGTGAACGTACGCAAGGAGAACACCCCCCCCATGAACAACCCCACAGACGGCGGTCGCCGCGGTCGTCACCGCCGTCGCAGGACCGTCACCGGCCTGCTGATCGGTGTGCCCGCGGTCCTCGTGCCCTATCTCCTGTTCGCGCAGGAGGACTCGGAAGCGGCGACGGTCGACGACGGTGCCTCCTACCGGCTGGTCTCCGTGCGCAGTGGCAAGGTGATGGACGTCAACGGCTTCTCCACCGCCGACGGCACCCGTGTCCAGCAGTGGACCGACCAGAACACGGCCAACCAGCTGTGGCGGCTGAGGTCGACCGGGGACGGCTACTACGAGCTGGTGAACCGCAACAGCGGCAAGGTGCTGGGCATAGCGGGCGGCTCGACCGCCCGGTCGGCCGTCGCCGAGCAGCAGACCGACGGCTCCTCCCCCTCCCAGGAGTGGCGGATCGACGGCGTGAGCGGTTCCGACGCCGTCACGTTCACCTCACGCGGGAGCGGCATGGTCCTGGACGTCTCCGGGGGTTCCATGGCGCAGGGCGCGGCGATCATCCAGTATCCCGGCAAGGGCAGCACCAACCAGCAGTGGAAGCTGGTGAAGGCACCCGACGCCGGGTCGGCCGCGACCGGCCCGTACACCTGGCGGAACGCCCAGGTGGTCGGCGGCGGTTACGTCACCGGCCTGGTGTTCAACCCGCGGGAGCGGGGCCTGCTGTACGCGCGTACCGACATGGGTGGCGCCTACCGCTGGGACACGGCGGCCGAGCAGTGGATCCCGCTGACGGACTGGCTCGGTGAGAAGGACTGGAACCTGCTGGGCATCGACGCGGTGGCCACCGATCCCGTCGAACCCGGCCGGCTCTATCTCGCGGCGGGCACCTACAGCAACGAATGGGCCGGCAACGGCGCGATCCTGCGCTCCACCGACCGGGGCCGCACCTTCCAGCGCACCGACCTGCCGTTCAAACTGGGCGGCAACGAGGACGGCCGCGGGGCGGGGGAGCGGCTGGCGATCGACCCCTCGGACCACCGCACCCTGCTCCTCGGCAGCCGTAAGAACGGCCTGTGGCGCAGCACCGACTCCGGCGTGACATGGCGGCAGGTCTCCTCGTTCCCCGTGAAGGACGGGGCGAGCAGCGGCGCGGCCATCTCCTTCGTGACGTACGGCCCGGCAGGCAGCAAGACGGTCTACGTCGGCGTCGCCGACAAGTCCACCTCCCTGTACCGCTCCACCGACGGCGGCAACACCTGGCAGGCCGTCCCCGGGCAGCCCACCGGCCAGTTCCCGCAGCGCGGCGTCCTCTCCGGCGACGGCTCGCTGTACCTGACGTACACCAATGCCCTCGGCCCCAACGGCGTGACGGCCGGATCGGTGTGGAAGCACACGCCGAGTGGCGGCGGCGCGTGGAAGAACATCTCCCCGTCCAGTGGCTCGTACGGGTTCTCCGGACTGGCCGTCGACCCGCGAAAGCCCTCGACGGTGATGGTCACCACCCTCGACCGCTGGTGGCCGGAGGACGAGGTGTACCGGAGCACCGACGGCGGTACGACGTGGAAGGCGCAGGCCGCGACCTCGGTACGGGACGCCTCCGCCGCTCCTTACGTCGGCACCCACACCGGGCACTGGATGACCGCTCTCGCCATCGACCCCTTCGACTCCGGCCACGTGCTGTACGGCACGGGCAACGGCATCTGGCGCAGCAAGGACGCCGACGCCACCGACAGCGGCGGCACCAGCCACTGGGCCGCGGGGGCGCGGGGCCTTGAGGAGACCGCGCTGATGGACGCGATCGCCCCGCCGGGCGGTGCCACTGTCATCACCTCCATGGGCGACCAGGGCGGCTTCCGTCACGACGACCTGACCCGGGTGCCTGCCGGGCGGCTTGGCAACCCGATGATGACCAACAGCACCGACATCGACTTCGCCCAGGCCAACCCTTCGATGATGGTCCGCGTCGGCCGTGGCGGCGCGCAGGACGGTGCCTATTCCACCGACGGCGGCAGCAGCTGGCACGGCTTCACGGCGGAGCCGGTGGCCGGTGCCCAGGACGGGCATGTCGCGCTCGCGGCGGACGGCTCCACCATCGTCTGGACCGAGGCAGGCCAGGTCCCGTACCGCTCGACCGACAAGGGGGCGAGCTGGTCGAAGGTCAGCGGCCTGGGGACCGACGCCGTGGTCGTCGCCGACCGCTCCTCGGCC from Streptomyces fradiae includes:
- a CDS encoding tetratricopeptide repeat protein, with amino-acid sequence MSDETYYEFGTPADRWSRAQLFFEAKEYLTAARILRGLVAEHPDQTAQRLLLARAYYHSAQLSKAEAELRAVLERDPVEHYARLMLGRTLERQGRADEAAPHLRLAAAMSGETVD
- a CDS encoding pirin family protein is translated as MSNLDRQATLQVCGGRGFVVAEPVRELLSPRHVQLGESTEVRRLLPNLGRRMVGAWAFVDHYGPDDIADEPGMQVPPHPHMGLQTVSWLHEGEVLHRDSLGSLQTVRPRELGLMTSGRAISHSEESPRSHARYLHGAQLWVALPDAHRDVEPHFQHHADLPQVTAPGLTATVILGALDGAASPGTTYTPLVGADLALAAGTEQRLPLDPDFEYAVLAMSGEAHVDDVPVLPGSMLYLGCGRTELPLRAASDAGLMLLGGEPFEEEIVMWWNFVGRTDEEIRAAREQWMTGDRFGEVVGYAGPRLDAPEVPPTQLKARGRVR
- a CDS encoding glycoside hydrolase family 6 protein; translation: MRRRIRALAAAFIALPLALAVAPSAHAADPTTMTSGFYVDPNSSAKSWVAANPGDGRAPAINTSLANTPMAHWFGSWSGTIGTATGAYVGAADSRDKLPILVAYNIYHRDSCGGHSGGGAASPSAYASWIAQFAGGIANRPAVVILEPDSLADYGCLNQDQIRERQGMISGALTEFNRQAPNTWVYLDAGNPGWVSPGTMAQRLHEAGLRQAHGFSLNVSNYFTTAQNTAYGNAVNGELAARYGYTKPFVVDTSRNGNGSNGEWCNAAGRRIGTPTQLGGGAEMLLWIKAPGESDGNCGVGTGSTAGQFLPEVAYKMIYGY
- a CDS encoding RICIN domain-containing protein — its product is MNNPTDGGRRGRHRRRRTVTGLLIGVPAVLVPYLLFAQEDSEAATVDDGASYRLVSVRSGKVMDVNGFSTADGTRVQQWTDQNTANQLWRLRSTGDGYYELVNRNSGKVLGIAGGSTARSAVAEQQTDGSSPSQEWRIDGVSGSDAVTFTSRGSGMVLDVSGGSMAQGAAIIQYPGKGSTNQQWKLVKAPDAGSAATGPYTWRNAQVVGGGYVTGLVFNPRERGLLYARTDMGGAYRWDTAAEQWIPLTDWLGEKDWNLLGIDAVATDPVEPGRLYLAAGTYSNEWAGNGAILRSTDRGRTFQRTDLPFKLGGNEDGRGAGERLAIDPSDHRTLLLGSRKNGLWRSTDSGVTWRQVSSFPVKDGASSGAAISFVTYGPAGSKTVYVGVADKSTSLYRSTDGGNTWQAVPGQPTGQFPQRGVLSGDGSLYLTYTNALGPNGVTAGSVWKHTPSGGGAWKNISPSSGSYGFSGLAVDPRKPSTVMVTTLDRWWPEDEVYRSTDGGTTWKAQAATSVRDASAAPYVGTHTGHWMTALAIDPFDSGHVLYGTGNGIWRSKDADATDSGGTSHWAAGARGLEETALMDAIAPPGGATVITSMGDQGGFRHDDLTRVPAGRLGNPMMTNSTDIDFAQANPSMMVRVGRGGAQDGAYSTDGGSSWHGFTAEPVAGAQDGHVALAADGSTIVWTEAGQVPYRSTDKGASWSKVSGLGTDAVVVADRSSARTFYSLSGGTLYAGTDGGATFTARATGLPAGRLTAVPGVAGDLWIAGGGQGLLHSTDGGRTFTKVTTVQSASALGYGKAAPGASYQALYLIGTVKDVTGVFRSTDKGATWLRVNDDAHQWGSIGGVGVITGDPDTFGRVYVGTNGRGLQYGDPS